From Ictidomys tridecemlineatus isolate mIctTri1 chromosome 2, mIctTri1.hap1, whole genome shotgun sequence, the proteins below share one genomic window:
- the LOC101970866 gene encoding small ribosomal subunit protein eS1, which produces MAVGKNKRLTKGGKKGAKKKVVDPFSKKDWYDVKAPAMFNIRNIGKTLVTRTQGTKIASDGLKGRVFEVSLADLQNDEVAFRKFKLITEDVQGKNCLTNFHGMDLTRDKMCSMVKKWQTMIEAHVDVKTTDGYLLRLFCVGFTKKRNNQIRKTSYAQHQQVRQIRKKMMEIMTREVQTNDLKEVVNKLIPDSIGKDIEKACQSIYPLHDVFVRKVKMLKKPKFELGKLMELHGEGSSSGKATGDETGAKVERADGYEPPVQESV; this is translated from the coding sequence ATGGCGGTAGGCAAGAACAAGCGCCTTACAAAAGGCGGCAAGAAGGGAGCCAAGAAGAAAGTGGTTGATCCATTTTCTAAGAAAGATTGGTATGATGTGAAAGCACCGGCAATGTTCAATATAAGAAATATTGGAAAAACATTAGTCACCAGGACCCAGGGAACCAAAATTGCTTCTGATGGCCTCAAGGGTCGGGTGTTTGAAGTGAGTCTTGCTGATCTGCAGAATGATGAAGTTGCATTTAGGAAGTTCAAACTAATTACTGAGGATGTTCAGGGAAAAAACTGCCTAACCAACTTCCATGGCATGGATCTTACCCGTGACAAAATGTGTTCCATGGTCAAAAAATGGCAGACGATGATCGAGGCTCATGTTGATGTCAAGACTACCGATGGTTATTTGCTGCGTCTATTCTGTGTTGGTTTTACTAAAAAACGCAACAATCAGATACGGAAGACTTCCTATGCTCAGCACCAGCAGGTCCGCCAAATCCGGAAGAAGATGATGGAAATTATGACCCGGGAAGTGCAGACAAATGACTTGAAAGAAGTTGTCAATAAACTGATTCCAGACAGCATTGGGAAAGACATAGAGAAGGCTTGCCAATCAATTTATCCTCTTCATGATGTCTttgttagaaaagtaaaaatgctgAAGAAGCCCAAGTTTGAATTGGGAAAACTCATGGAGCTTCATGGTGAAGGTAGTAGTTCTGGAAAAGCTACAGGAGATGAGACGGGTGCTAAAGTTGAACGAGCTGATGGATATGAACCACCAGTTCAAGAATCTGTTTAA